The segment GCAGCCCCGGCGAGCGGCGTCGGGCCCGCTCGGCGACGTTGGGTTCGGTGCTGGAGAGCGTCGCCGCAGGCGTCATTTACTCCATCGCCGTGCTGATGTCGATGTCCGAGCTGACCTTCAACATCGGGCCGCTGATCGCCAGCGCGGGTATCATCGGGGTCGCGGTTGGGTTCGGCGCACAGACATTGGTGAAGGACTTCCTGTCCGGGATCTTCATGATCCTGGAGGATCAGTTCGGAGTCGGCGACACCGTCGATCTGAGCATGGTCGACGTGGAGGACACCATCGGCGTGGTCGAGTCCGTGGGCCTGCGAACCACCAAGGTACGGGCCCCGGACGGCGTGATCTGGCATGTACGCAACGGTGAGATCCTGCGGGTGGGCAACCGCAGTCAGGGCGCGCGTGAGGCTGCAGCGGCACGAGAAGCGGGAAGCAGTACTGAATGAGCTTTGAGGCAATCCCCTCCGACTTCTACGAGAAGGTCGGCGGCGACGAGTTCTTCACCCAACTCGTGCACCGCTTC is part of the Sporichthyaceae bacterium genome and harbors:
- a CDS encoding mechanosensitive ion channel domain-containing protein; translated protein: MIGWALAGLDPTPTPTPGAPAVVVTNDVPCYRQAADSLCKQIHQWTHSEWLASSSSWLIAKPARILVIFLVAAVLNKLVARAIRRLTARAGGGTVTGRITRGKLPGGSPGERRRARSATLGSVLESVAAGVIYSIAVLMSMSELTFNIGPLIASAGIIGVAVGFGAQTLVKDFLSGIFMILEDQFGVGDTVDLSMVDVEDTIGVVESVGLRTTKVRAPDGVIWHVRNGEILRVGNRSQGAREAAAAREAGSSTE